The proteins below are encoded in one region of Streptomyces roseirectus:
- a CDS encoding WXG100 family type VII secretion target, which produces MVAGQKLNDQQVIALEKEMVERYESIRGQLSRLQGTLDTMETNWRGIGANAFNKKQIEINEGVKNIGDLLTWFLENINQTRKLSGKTDDAVHASVQSIDVQYGASKSALSSY; this is translated from the coding sequence ATGGTGGCTGGGCAGAAGCTCAATGACCAGCAAGTCATCGCGCTCGAAAAGGAAATGGTCGAGCGGTACGAGTCGATCCGCGGCCAGCTGAGCCGGCTCCAGGGAACCCTGGACACCATGGAGACCAACTGGCGCGGCATCGGCGCCAACGCCTTCAACAAGAAGCAGATCGAGATCAACGAGGGCGTCAAGAACATCGGCGACCTGCTCACCTGGTTCCTGGAGAACATCAACCAGACCCGCAAGCTCTCCGGCAAGACCGACGACGCGGTCCACGCCTCCGTGCAGAGCATCGACGTCCAGTACGGCGCGTCGAAGTCCGCCCTGAGCAGCTACTGA
- a CDS encoding WXG100 family type VII secretion target, translating to MANVHDGEMAVKYGGLDAITTELGAQAAKLEADLQALKSAVLRVAAGWEGEAAEAFGQKMKEWDTNAANIHSALVTIGHKVTDASGDYRGSDLKAASYF from the coding sequence ATGGCTAACGTCCACGACGGCGAGATGGCCGTCAAGTACGGCGGTCTCGACGCGATCACCACCGAACTCGGCGCCCAGGCCGCGAAGCTCGAAGCGGACCTCCAGGCCCTCAAGTCCGCCGTCCTGCGCGTCGCCGCCGGCTGGGAGGGCGAGGCCGCCGAGGCATTCGGCCAGAAGATGAAGGAGTGGGACACCAACGCCGCCAACATCCACTCCGCCCTCGTCACCATCGGCCACAAGGTCACCGACGCGAGCGGCGACTACCGCGGCAGCGACCTGAAGGCAGCCAGCTACTTCTGA
- the eccCa gene encoding type VII secretion protein EccCa: MSHIVVKRPPRVLPSEVPTHEIVLQPPPELPRGPQESVLMQLLPTLGMGGSVVFFFTSGQPFMRIMGMVMIASTIAMTVAMVVRFRRGSQGQLADMRRDYLSYLSQTRRAALGTARAQRDAQYFLNPSPEQLWALVAEGSRVWERRPGDEDFAQVRVGLGAQALSTALVAPETAPVEQLEPLTAGALQRFLAVHGTLEDLPMAVSLRAFYHVTISGDPQCVRSSARAMAGSLAALHSPEDLVLAVAAGRDVLPHWEWAKWLPHAQSPGDVDGAGSRRLIGCDVQELEDLLAGRLTGRPRFHPNGAPVPDMPHLVVVLDGISLPPNSVLANPEGLQGVTVVEVIAGELTGAGGELDIVVRPGELRLESGPGGMVYEGTPDALSQESAEALARQLAPLRMASGGDDDEPLLANLEFTDLLNLGDAASVDTKRTWRPRSLAERLRVPIGVGEDGRPVMLDLKEAAQEGMGPHGLCVGATGSGKSELLRTLVLGLAVTHSSETLNFVLADFKGGATFAGMAQMPHVAAVITNLADDLTLVDRMRDSISGELNRRQEMLRDAGNYSNIHDYEKARAAGAALQPIPTLVLVIDEFSELLSAKPDFIEMFVQIGRIGRSLGVHLLLASQRLEEGRLRGLDTYLSYRIGLRTFSAAESRAALGVPDAYELPNVPGSGFLKFGTDEMVRFKAAYVSGVYRTGPQRTAVGGPLPVDRRPVLFTAAEVPVSYVRAPARRTAAEPEVDDALADTVLDVIVRRLEAQGPAAHQVWLPPLDSPPSLDALLPGLTAVPGRGLTQPGYEGAGRLVVPIGIVDKPFEQRRDPLWLDFSGAAGHMQIVGGPQSGKSTLLRTIISSFALTHTPHEVQIYGLDFGGGGMVSVEGLPHVGGVASRLDPERVRRTVAEVYGVLTRREEYFRSAGIPSIADFRARRARGDISVADQPWGDVFLVIDGWGSFRTEYEALDPVVLDMAARGLGYGVHVILTASRSMEVRSSLKDHLMNRLELRLGDTMDSELDRKVAANVPTGVPGRGQTPQKLHFMAAVPRIDGLTSDSDLSDATQALATEVTRHWQSSPAPAVRLLPREFPAKELPSGERFPARGVAFALDEDNLEPVFVDFEQDPFFLVFGESESGKSNLLRLLIKQITQRYGGDECKLFVVDNRRSLLDVTPASHLAEYIPMSNNMDHHMAALADLMTRRTPTADVTAQQLRERSWWRGPTVYVVIDDYDLVSTSSGNPLAGLTELLPFARDVGVRFIIARSTAGAGRAAYEPFMQRMKELGAQGVVLAGDPSEGDLLAGVRPRPMPAGRGVFVSRRRGKPLVQVGWVPEGAY; this comes from the coding sequence GTGAGCCACATCGTCGTCAAGCGCCCGCCGAGGGTGCTGCCGTCCGAGGTGCCCACGCACGAGATCGTCCTTCAGCCGCCGCCGGAGCTGCCGCGCGGGCCCCAGGAGAGCGTGCTGATGCAGCTCCTGCCGACGCTCGGCATGGGCGGCTCGGTCGTCTTCTTCTTCACCAGCGGCCAGCCGTTCATGCGGATCATGGGCATGGTGATGATCGCCTCGACGATCGCCATGACGGTCGCGATGGTGGTGCGCTTCCGGCGCGGCTCGCAGGGGCAGCTCGCGGACATGCGGCGCGACTACCTGAGCTACCTGTCGCAGACCCGGCGCGCGGCGCTCGGCACCGCGCGGGCGCAGCGTGACGCCCAGTACTTCCTGAACCCCTCCCCCGAACAGTTGTGGGCGCTGGTCGCCGAGGGCAGCCGGGTGTGGGAGCGGCGGCCCGGCGACGAGGACTTCGCGCAGGTGCGGGTCGGGCTCGGCGCGCAGGCGCTGTCGACGGCGCTGGTGGCGCCGGAGACCGCGCCCGTCGAGCAGTTGGAGCCGCTGACCGCGGGCGCCCTTCAGCGGTTCCTCGCCGTGCACGGCACGCTGGAGGACCTGCCGATGGCGGTGTCCCTGCGCGCCTTCTACCACGTCACGATCAGCGGCGACCCGCAGTGCGTGCGCTCTTCCGCGCGCGCGATGGCCGGTTCGCTGGCCGCGCTGCACTCCCCCGAGGACCTGGTGCTGGCCGTCGCCGCGGGCCGGGACGTGCTCCCGCACTGGGAGTGGGCCAAGTGGCTGCCGCACGCCCAGTCCCCCGGTGACGTGGACGGCGCCGGCAGCCGCCGGCTCATCGGCTGCGACGTCCAGGAGCTGGAGGACCTGCTCGCCGGGCGGCTGACCGGCAGGCCGCGGTTCCACCCCAACGGGGCGCCGGTGCCGGACATGCCGCACCTGGTCGTCGTCCTGGACGGTATCTCGCTGCCGCCGAACTCGGTCCTCGCGAACCCCGAGGGGTTGCAGGGCGTCACGGTCGTCGAGGTGATCGCCGGGGAGCTGACCGGGGCCGGCGGGGAGCTGGACATCGTGGTGCGGCCCGGGGAGCTGCGGCTGGAGTCCGGGCCCGGCGGGATGGTGTACGAGGGGACGCCGGACGCGCTGTCGCAGGAGTCCGCCGAGGCGCTGGCCCGGCAGCTCGCGCCGCTGCGGATGGCGTCCGGCGGGGACGACGACGAGCCGCTGCTGGCCAACCTGGAGTTCACCGACCTGCTGAACCTGGGCGACGCGGCGTCCGTCGACACCAAGCGGACCTGGCGTCCGCGTTCGCTGGCCGAGCGGCTGCGGGTGCCGATCGGGGTCGGCGAGGACGGCCGTCCGGTGATGCTGGACCTCAAGGAGGCGGCGCAGGAGGGCATGGGTCCGCACGGGCTGTGCGTGGGCGCCACCGGGTCCGGGAAGTCGGAGCTGCTGCGGACGCTGGTGCTCGGGCTCGCCGTCACGCACTCCTCGGAGACGCTGAACTTCGTCCTCGCGGACTTCAAGGGCGGGGCGACGTTCGCGGGCATGGCGCAGATGCCGCACGTCGCGGCCGTGATCACCAACCTCGCGGACGACCTCACGCTGGTCGACCGGATGCGGGACTCCATCAGCGGTGAGCTGAACCGCCGGCAGGAGATGCTGCGCGACGCGGGCAACTACTCCAACATCCACGACTACGAGAAGGCGCGGGCGGCGGGCGCGGCGCTCCAGCCGATCCCGACGCTGGTCCTCGTGATCGACGAGTTCAGCGAACTGCTGTCCGCGAAGCCGGACTTCATCGAGATGTTCGTGCAGATCGGGCGCATCGGCCGCTCGCTCGGCGTGCACCTGCTGCTGGCCTCGCAGCGCCTGGAGGAGGGCCGGCTGCGCGGGCTGGACACCTACCTCTCCTACCGGATCGGGCTGCGGACGTTCTCCGCCGCCGAGTCGCGGGCCGCGCTCGGGGTGCCCGACGCGTACGAGCTGCCGAACGTGCCCGGCTCCGGGTTCCTCAAGTTCGGCACGGACGAGATGGTGCGGTTCAAGGCCGCGTACGTGTCCGGGGTGTACCGCACCGGGCCGCAGCGGACGGCCGTCGGCGGGCCGCTGCCCGTGGACCGGCGTCCGGTGCTGTTCACGGCGGCCGAGGTGCCGGTCAGCTATGTGCGGGCGCCTGCACGGCGGACGGCGGCGGAGCCCGAGGTGGACGACGCGCTCGCCGACACCGTGCTCGACGTGATCGTGCGCCGGCTGGAGGCGCAGGGGCCCGCCGCGCACCAGGTGTGGCTGCCGCCGCTGGACAGCCCGCCGTCGCTGGACGCGCTGCTGCCGGGGCTGACGGCGGTGCCGGGACGCGGGCTCACGCAGCCGGGGTACGAGGGTGCCGGGCGGCTGGTGGTGCCGATCGGGATCGTCGACAAGCCGTTCGAGCAGCGCCGGGATCCGCTCTGGCTGGACTTCTCGGGGGCGGCCGGGCACATGCAGATCGTGGGCGGGCCGCAGTCCGGGAAGTCGACGCTGCTGCGCACGATCATCTCGTCGTTCGCGCTCACCCACACGCCGCACGAGGTGCAGATCTACGGCCTCGACTTCGGTGGCGGCGGCATGGTGTCCGTGGAGGGGCTGCCGCACGTCGGCGGGGTCGCCTCGCGGCTCGATCCCGAGCGGGTGCGGCGGACGGTCGCCGAGGTGTACGGGGTGCTGACCCGGCGCGAGGAGTACTTCCGCTCCGCCGGGATCCCGTCCATCGCGGACTTCCGCGCGCGGCGGGCCCGGGGGGACATCTCGGTCGCCGACCAGCCGTGGGGGGACGTGTTCCTCGTCATCGACGGGTGGGGGAGCTTCCGCACCGAGTACGAGGCGCTCGACCCGGTCGTCCTCGACATGGCGGCGCGGGGGCTCGGGTACGGCGTCCATGTGATCCTCACGGCGTCGCGGTCCATGGAGGTGCGGTCCTCGCTCAAGGACCATCTGATGAACCGGCTGGAGCTGCGGCTCGGCGACACGATGGACTCCGAGCTGGACCGGAAGGTCGCGGCGAACGTGCCCACGGGGGTGCCGGGGCGGGGGCAGACTCCGCAGAAGCTGCACTTCATGGCGGCGGTGCCGCGGATCGACGGGCTCACCTCCGACAGTGACCTGTCCGACGCGACGCAGGCCCTCGCGACCGAGGTCACCCGGCACTGGCAGTCCTCGCCGGCGCCGGCCGTGCGGCTGCTGCCGCGGGAGTTCCCCGCGAAGGAACTGCCGTCCGGGGAGCGGTTCCCGGCGCGCGGGGTCGCCTTCGCGCTCGACGAGGACAACCTCGAACCCGTCTTCGTCGACTTCGAGCAGGACCCCTTCTTCCTCGTCTTCGGGGAGAGCGAGTCCGGGAAGTCGAACCTGCTGCGGCTGCTGATCAAGCAGATCACCCAGCGGTACGGCGGGGACGAGTGCAAGCTGTTCGTCGTCGACAACCGGCGTTCGCTGCTCGATGTGACGCCGGCCTCGCATCTCGCCGAGTACATCCCGATGTCCAACAACATGGACCATCACATGGCGGCGCTGGCCGACCTGATGACGCGGCGCACGCCCACCGCGGACGTGACGGCCCAGCAGCTCCGGGAGCGCAGCTGGTGGCGGGGGCCGACCGTGTACGTCGTCATCGACGACTACGACCTCGTCTCCACCTCCAGCGGCAATCCGCTCGCCGGGCTCACGGAACTCCTGCCCTTCGCCCGCGACGTCGGCGTCCGCTTCATCATCGCCCGGTCCACCGCCGGGGCCGGGCGGGCGGCCTACGAGCCCTTCATGCAGCGCATGAAGGAACTCGGCGCGCAAGGTGTCGTCCTCGCGGGCGACCCCTCCGAGGGAGACCTCCTCGCGGGCGTCCGCCCCCGGCCCATGCCGGCCGGGCGCGGCGTCTTCGTCTCCCGACGCCGGGGGAAGCCGTTGGTTCAGGTGGGGTGGGTGCCGGAGGGGGCTTACTGA